One window from the genome of Microcoleus sp. AS-A8 encodes:
- a CDS encoding SLBB domain-containing protein yields the protein MRKRLNPPIAGLTLITLMATAVPAPSHAQLPTLPAPRDSQTPSFPDPNNVPFPTAPAAGDSQIPSFSTPPSAPEAPPPPPGSRPSGFSNLPPETPYTLGAGDRVRVDVFDVPEYSGEFAVLVDGTLNLPVIGAVTVRGRTLQQASETISQLYARYVRRPLVTVGLLAPRPVTIAIAGEVNRPGTYTAGAQAGGGAGTTAGQFPTVTQAITLAGGITQSAAVGEVKLRRRNSPTTYTINLWALLNQGDISQDVALRDGDTLFIPTVVDVNPSETRTLADASFANRQAQPINIAIVGEVARPGPYEIIGGSVGTGGATGAVTGTVTGVAAGGGAAGGPPTITKAIQVAGGITSQADVRSVTIRRPTRSGQSKVIEVNLWEMLRTGDISQDVILQNGDTITIPTATAIDPAEATVLAGASISPNTIVVNVVGEVTRAGAIPVPPNTPLNQAILAAGGFNNRAKKSKVDLIRLNPNGSVSKREVEVDLAQGINEEGNPTLRNNDVVVVRRSTIASIGDTLGTVLSPITNFFGFLNLFGF from the coding sequence ATGAGGAAACGCCTGAACCCACCCATCGCGGGTTTAACCTTGATCACGTTGATGGCGACGGCTGTACCCGCTCCTAGCCATGCACAACTTCCCACTTTACCGGCTCCTAGGGATTCGCAAACTCCCTCTTTCCCTGATCCGAACAATGTTCCATTTCCTACGGCACCTGCGGCTGGGGACTCGCAAATTCCCTCGTTTTCCACGCCTCCCTCAGCCCCAGAAGCACCCCCTCCTCCGCCTGGAAGTCGCCCCTCTGGATTTAGTAACTTACCACCGGAAACACCTTACACCCTGGGAGCTGGCGATCGCGTCAGAGTCGATGTATTTGATGTTCCCGAATACAGTGGCGAGTTCGCGGTTTTAGTGGATGGTACCCTCAACCTACCGGTGATTGGTGCTGTCACCGTGCGGGGGCGGACACTGCAACAAGCGAGTGAAACCATTTCTCAACTCTACGCCCGCTACGTGAGACGCCCCCTTGTCACCGTAGGACTCCTGGCTCCCCGCCCCGTCACGATTGCCATTGCGGGTGAAGTCAATCGTCCAGGAACTTACACCGCCGGTGCTCAAGCTGGGGGTGGTGCTGGCACAACGGCTGGACAATTTCCCACCGTCACCCAGGCGATTACTCTGGCGGGTGGTATTACTCAATCGGCTGCTGTGGGTGAGGTCAAACTTCGGCGTCGTAATTCACCAACAACCTACACCATTAACCTCTGGGCTTTATTAAACCAGGGCGACATCTCGCAAGACGTAGCCTTAAGAGATGGAGACACCCTGTTTATCCCCACGGTGGTGGATGTCAATCCCAGCGAGACTCGGACACTGGCGGATGCTAGTTTCGCTAACCGACAAGCTCAACCGATTAATATTGCGATTGTTGGCGAAGTCGCCCGTCCTGGCCCTTATGAAATCATAGGGGGTTCTGTCGGCACAGGCGGTGCCACAGGAGCCGTAACGGGAACTGTAACCGGTGTAGCGGCAGGCGGTGGCGCAGCAGGCGGCCCACCCACGATCACCAAGGCGATTCAAGTGGCTGGAGGCATTACCTCCCAGGCTGATGTACGCTCTGTCACTATCCGGCGTCCAACTCGCTCAGGCCAATCCAAAGTAATTGAGGTCAATTTATGGGAGATGTTGCGTACCGGTGACATCTCTCAAGACGTGATCTTACAAAATGGAGACACCATTACAATTCCCACCGCCACGGCAATTGACCCCGCAGAGGCAACCGTACTGGCTGGAGCTAGTATTTCTCCCAACACCATTGTTGTGAACGTGGTTGGGGAAGTGACCCGAGCCGGTGCTATCCCCGTGCCCCCCAACACGCCCTTAAATCAAGCCATACTGGCGGCGGGTGGATTTAACAATCGTGCGAAGAAAAGTAAGGTTGACCTAATTCGCCTCAACCCCAACGGCTCTGTTTCCAAACGAGAAGTTGAGGTAGATTTGGCTCAGGGCATTAATGAGGAAGGTAATCCTACTTTACGCAACAACGATGTTGTGGTTGTCAGGCGCTCTACCATCGCTAGCATCGGGGATACCCTAGGCACGGTCTTGTCACCGATTACCAACTTCTTCGGCTTCTTAAACCTGTTTGGTTTTTAA
- a CDS encoding polysaccharide biosynthesis tyrosine autokinase encodes MGNIQDPLLPNGNGKRLPSMPLIYPTKPPENNDDDDLNLRQLLTVFRRRAIVVVGVAIAVTSGIGFWSFRQEPKYESRFQLLVEPVTAEGGKLNKLAQVPGVTDVPYSVLDYDTQIQVLRSPNLMSPILQEIQKRYPDVSYDSLITSTKLKIGRFEETKILEVRYRDTDAKKVREVLHQVARGYLRYSLQERQMNLKKGIEFVDSQLPQLRLRVDKLQAELQAFRQRNELLDPESQSQQLAMRVNTIEQQQVDTQVKIRENQSLYTTLTSQLGLQPEQAIATTSLSEAPRYQQLLNQLQEIEAKIAKESARFTEDSPTIVALRDQQRNLLPLLEQESQKVIGTNLQQAGVTNDSPSSIRNQLSQQLVDAANQIQVLQMRQKAIAQAERLLNQQVRQMPVIARQYTDLQRELNVATESLNRFLGVREGLQIEVAQKSLPWEIILKPEVPKFPVSPNNERNLILGAIAGLLLGTVVALMVERLDNVFHSPDELKDRTKLPLLGVIPYSKQIKEIMPAATLADKMPEPEDAVPKKGNRRQPQWYKASPFLESFRSLHTNIRFLGSDTPIHSIVISSATPGDGKSTVSVHLAQAAAAMGQRVLLVDADLRLPQVHKVLGLDNHIGLSNVIATGCTAKQAIQRLPMWDHLYVLTAGQLPPDPTRLLSSKKMLYLMEQFHAVFDLVIYDTPPVLGLADGQLLAAHTNGVVMVGGLGKTDRSMMMQSLDRLRISNATVLGVVANGVKGYTTQSYYHYQQYYAPTESEVMKAKKLLQKRMG; translated from the coding sequence ATGGGCAATATTCAAGATCCATTACTACCAAACGGCAATGGTAAGCGTTTGCCGTCAATGCCGCTCATCTATCCAACTAAACCACCGGAGAATAATGATGATGATGATCTCAATCTCCGGCAGCTATTGACCGTATTCAGGCGTCGCGCCATCGTAGTGGTTGGGGTGGCGATCGCTGTAACTTCGGGAATTGGTTTTTGGAGTTTTCGTCAGGAGCCAAAGTACGAAAGTCGCTTCCAGCTGTTGGTCGAACCGGTGACAGCTGAGGGGGGAAAGCTGAACAAATTGGCACAAGTGCCCGGTGTCACTGATGTTCCCTATTCGGTTCTGGATTACGACACGCAAATTCAAGTGCTGCGTAGCCCGAATTTGATGAGTCCCATTCTTCAAGAAATCCAAAAGCGCTATCCCGACGTTAGCTACGATTCTCTCATTACCAGTACTAAGCTCAAAATTGGTCGATTTGAAGAAACGAAAATTCTAGAAGTCCGCTATCGCGACACAGACGCGAAAAAAGTTCGGGAAGTCTTACACCAGGTTGCCAGAGGTTATCTGCGGTATTCGCTGCAAGAGCGGCAGATGAACCTGAAGAAGGGTATTGAGTTTGTGGATAGTCAATTGCCTCAACTGCGCCTGCGGGTAGACAAACTCCAAGCCGAACTGCAAGCCTTTCGGCAGCGCAACGAGCTCCTCGACCCGGAAAGCCAATCCCAACAGCTCGCGATGCGGGTGAACACGATTGAGCAACAGCAGGTGGACACACAAGTCAAGATCAGAGAAAATCAGTCTCTGTATACCACCCTCACGTCACAACTGGGGCTGCAACCTGAACAAGCGATCGCGACCACTAGCCTCAGTGAAGCTCCTCGCTACCAACAACTCCTCAACCAGCTTCAAGAAATTGAAGCCAAAATTGCTAAGGAGTCAGCACGTTTTACGGAAGACAGCCCGACCATTGTTGCCCTACGCGACCAACAGCGCAATCTCCTACCTCTGCTAGAACAAGAATCCCAAAAAGTAATCGGGACGAATCTACAACAGGCCGGTGTCACCAATGATTCACCCAGTTCGATTCGTAACCAACTGTCACAGCAACTGGTAGATGCCGCTAACCAAATTCAAGTTTTGCAAATGCGGCAAAAGGCGATCGCCCAAGCCGAACGCCTGTTAAACCAGCAAGTTAGACAAATGCCGGTGATTGCTCGCCAATACACCGATTTACAACGAGAACTAAATGTGGCGACGGAGAGCTTAAATCGCTTTCTGGGCGTTCGGGAGGGATTGCAAATTGAAGTCGCACAGAAATCTCTGCCTTGGGAAATCATTTTAAAACCGGAAGTACCTAAATTTCCGGTTTCTCCTAATAATGAGCGGAACCTGATTTTAGGTGCGATCGCGGGTTTATTATTGGGCACGGTTGTTGCCTTAATGGTCGAACGTTTAGACAATGTTTTCCACTCTCCCGATGAACTCAAAGACCGCACCAAACTCCCACTGCTGGGTGTCATTCCCTACAGCAAACAAATCAAAGAAATCATGCCTGCGGCTACTTTGGCTGATAAAATGCCAGAGCCAGAAGATGCCGTACCCAAAAAGGGTAATCGCCGCCAGCCCCAATGGTATAAAGCCTCGCCTTTTTTAGAATCTTTCCGTTCTCTGCATACCAATATCCGCTTTCTGGGTAGTGATACACCCATCCACTCCATAGTGATTAGCTCGGCAACACCAGGAGATGGCAAATCGACCGTTTCCGTTCACCTCGCTCAAGCGGCGGCGGCAATGGGCCAACGGGTACTATTGGTCGATGCTGACTTGCGGTTGCCTCAGGTACATAAAGTTTTGGGTTTAGACAACCACATTGGCCTGAGTAATGTGATTGCTACTGGATGCACGGCTAAACAAGCCATCCAGCGATTACCGATGTGGGATCACCTGTATGTCTTAACCGCCGGTCAGCTTCCACCTGACCCCACTCGACTCCTATCTTCTAAGAAAATGCTGTATCTGATGGAGCAATTTCATGCCGTTTTTGACCTTGTGATTTACGATACACCACCTGTACTAGGACTAGCTGATGGTCAACTGTTAGCCGCTCATACCAATGGCGTTGTCATGGTTGGAGGATTGGGGAAAACGGATCGGTCAATGATGATGCAATCCTTAGATCGGCTGAGAATTTCTAACGCTACTGTTTTAGGTGTGGTAGCTAACGGTGTCAAGGGCTATACCACCCAATCTTACTACCATTATCAACAGTACTATGCTCCAACTGAGTCAGAAGTGATGAAGGCGAAGAAGTTGTTGCAAAAAAGGATGGGTTAA
- a CDS encoding translation initiation factor: MTSSKSNRKSSNSQSSSDSPKGDATGNRVVYQEFGSGSKPAATERAVQELPPNQQDLRVQASRKGRKGKTVTVISGFQATPETLTKLLKQLKTQCGSGGAVKDNTLEIQGDHTQKLVPLLIQMGYKAKISGG; this comes from the coding sequence ATGACTTCATCAAAATCAAACCGGAAATCGTCTAATTCTCAATCCTCTAGCGATAGCCCAAAAGGCGATGCCACAGGCAATCGTGTTGTTTATCAAGAGTTTGGTTCTGGAAGTAAGCCTGCTGCCACTGAGCGAGCCGTTCAAGAACTACCTCCCAATCAGCAAGATTTGAGAGTACAAGCTTCCCGTAAGGGGCGTAAGGGAAAAACGGTAACAGTCATTAGTGGATTTCAAGCCACCCCCGAAACGTTAACTAAGTTATTAAAGCAACTCAAAACCCAGTGTGGGAGTGGGGGCGCGGTGAAGGATAATACTCTAGAAATTCAGGGTGACCATACTCAGAAACTCGTTCCACTGCTGATTCAAATGGGTTATAAAGCAAAAATTAGTGGTGGCTAA
- a CDS encoding glycoside hydrolase codes for MSHPLYVAFIWHQHQPLYKCRDSGSVALGQYRLPWVRLHGTKDYLDLVLLLERYPKLHQTVNLVPSLILQLEDYVAGKAFDPYLEVALTPSEQLNAEQKQFIIEHFFDGNHHTLIDPHPRYRELYGLRQDKGREWCLDNWTLADFSDLLAWHNLAWIDPLFWDDPEIEGWLKQGRNFTLSDRQRIFSKQREIIGRIIPQHRKMQDAGQLEVTTTPYTHPILPLLADTNAGRRAVPQMNLPQHRFQWEEDIPRHLKKSWTMYQDRFGRTPRGLWPSEQSVSPEILPYIAQQGFEWICSDEAVLGCTLKHFFHRDEAGNVLDPEVLYRPYRLETPYGPLAIVFRDHRLSDLIGFTYGTMDAKQASSNLVGHLEAISRSLKSRQHEGGTSLENPWLVTIALDGENCWEYYYKDGIPFLESLYQTLSDHSDIKLVTVSEFIEQFPATEIIPSEQLHSGSWVDGSFTTWIGDPAKNRAWDLLAEARQVLANHPEATEENNPEVWEALYAAEGSDWFWWFGEGHSSNHDAIFDQLFREHVSAIYTSLNEPIPPSLKKEVEIHEIRGDHEPESFIHPVINGKGDEQDWDKAGRLEIGGARGTMHRSSAVQRLWYGVDHLNFYLRVDFKSGMQPGKDIPSELHLLWFYPDQIMHNSPAPIAELPEEAPLNYLFHHHLGINLQTASTWFEEAGEHLLWHPRASRAQAAFEQCLEVAVPWADLQISPDYPIRLILVFADNGIYRTYVPENALVPITVP; via the coding sequence ATGTCTCATCCCTTATACGTCGCTTTTATCTGGCATCAGCACCAACCCCTGTACAAATGTCGTGATAGTGGTTCTGTTGCTCTAGGGCAATATCGTCTACCGTGGGTGCGATTACATGGTACGAAAGACTACTTAGATTTAGTGCTACTTTTAGAGCGCTATCCCAAGCTGCATCAGACAGTGAACTTGGTTCCATCGCTGATTTTGCAGCTCGAAGATTATGTCGCGGGTAAAGCGTTCGACCCCTATCTGGAAGTCGCTTTGACGCCCAGCGAACAGCTCAACGCCGAACAGAAGCAATTTATCATCGAGCATTTTTTTGATGGCAATCACCACACCCTGATTGACCCCCATCCCCGCTACCGGGAACTGTACGGGTTACGACAGGACAAAGGACGGGAATGGTGTTTGGATAATTGGACGCTCGCAGATTTTAGTGACTTGCTGGCGTGGCACAATCTAGCCTGGATTGACCCTCTGTTTTGGGATGACCCAGAGATTGAGGGATGGTTAAAGCAGGGGCGGAATTTCACCTTAAGCGATCGCCAACGCATTTTCTCGAAGCAGAGAGAAATTATCGGTCGGATTATTCCCCAGCACCGGAAAATGCAGGATGCCGGTCAGCTAGAAGTGACCACAACCCCCTACACCCACCCCATTTTGCCCCTACTGGCAGATACAAATGCAGGGCGTCGGGCTGTACCCCAGATGAACTTGCCGCAACATCGCTTTCAGTGGGAAGAAGATATTCCTCGTCACCTGAAGAAATCGTGGACGATGTATCAAGACCGCTTTGGTCGAACGCCGCGTGGGTTGTGGCCGAGTGAGCAGTCTGTTAGTCCTGAGATTTTACCTTATATTGCTCAGCAAGGGTTTGAGTGGATTTGCTCCGATGAGGCGGTGTTGGGGTGTACACTGAAGCACTTTTTCCATCGGGATGAGGCGGGGAATGTTTTAGACCCGGAAGTTTTGTACCGTCCCTATCGCCTGGAAACGCCTTATGGCCCTCTGGCGATCGTGTTCCGAGACCATCGCTTATCCGATTTAATTGGCTTTACCTATGGAACGATGGATGCGAAGCAGGCTTCTAGTAATTTGGTGGGACATTTAGAAGCGATTTCTCGTTCCCTAAAATCTCGGCAACATGAAGGTGGCACCTCCTTAGAAAACCCTTGGTTGGTCACCATTGCTCTAGATGGGGAAAATTGCTGGGAGTACTACTACAAAGACGGCATCCCTTTCCTCGAATCCCTTTATCAGACCCTGAGCGACCATTCAGATATCAAACTGGTAACGGTGAGTGAATTTATCGAACAATTCCCAGCCACCGAAATTATTCCATCTGAGCAACTCCACAGTGGTTCCTGGGTGGATGGTAGCTTCACAACGTGGATTGGAGACCCTGCCAAAAATCGAGCTTGGGACTTGCTGGCAGAAGCACGGCAAGTCTTAGCGAATCATCCAGAAGCGACGGAAGAAAATAACCCAGAAGTTTGGGAAGCGTTGTATGCGGCGGAAGGTTCGGATTGGTTCTGGTGGTTTGGTGAGGGTCATTCCTCCAACCACGATGCCATATTCGACCAGTTATTTCGGGAACATGTGAGCGCCATTTACACCAGCTTGAATGAGCCGATTCCTCCCAGTCTCAAAAAAGAGGTAGAAATCCACGAAATCCGGGGAGATCATGAACCCGAAAGCTTCATTCACCCTGTCATCAATGGCAAGGGAGATGAGCAGGATTGGGATAAAGCGGGTCGTCTGGAGATTGGGGGCGCACGAGGCACCATGCACCGTAGTAGTGCGGTTCAGCGCCTGTGGTACGGAGTTGACCACCTCAACTTTTACCTGCGTGTTGACTTCAAAAGTGGGATGCAACCGGGTAAGGACATTCCCTCAGAATTACACCTGTTGTGGTTCTATCCCGATCAAATTATGCACAACAGTCCTGCACCGATCGCAGAACTTCCCGAAGAAGCACCGTTGAACTATCTGTTCCACCACCATCTAGGAATTAATTTACAAACGGCCTCAACTTGGTTTGAGGAAGCTGGAGAGCATCTGCTTTGGCATCCCAGAGCCAGTCGTGCTCAAGCTGCATTTGAGCAGTGCTTGGAGGTGGCAGTGCCTTGGGCCGATTTACAAATTAGCCCCGATTATCCGATACGGCTGATTTTAGTTTTTGCCGATAATGGGATTTACCGTACTTATGTACCGGAGAATGCTTTGGTTCCCATTACGGTACCGTAG
- a CDS encoding NifU family protein, translating into MSPTMALTPENVETVLDDLRPYLMADGGNVELVELDGPIVRLRLQGACGSCPSSTMTLRMGIERRLREFIPEIAEVEQVM; encoded by the coding sequence ATGTCCCCAACAATGGCGCTAACTCCTGAGAACGTCGAAACAGTTTTGGATGACTTGCGTCCCTACTTGATGGCTGATGGTGGCAATGTCGAGCTTGTTGAGTTAGATGGCCCCATTGTTAGACTTCGGCTTCAAGGTGCCTGCGGGTCTTGCCCCAGCTCAACCATGACCCTGAGAATGGGGATTGAGCGGCGCTTACGCGAATTCATCCCAGAAATTGCTGAAGTTGAGCAAGTCATGTAG